The following proteins are encoded in a genomic region of Phycisphaera sp.:
- a CDS encoding YfjI family protein has product MRLKPNNTPESDHNKPHSHEPTPEFVFPEPFEPFPIEALPEPVRGFVVEGARVIGCDTSYIILPVMSVLASAIGNTRRVALTRSWIEPAIVWTAIVGESGTAKSPAMDLALSPVRRRQHQAMKEHEQAVELHETALAEWKASQGKRASDPSSAPVRPVCRRTWTNDVTTEKLAELLGENPRGLLVARDELAGWLGGFDRYSAGKGADVAKWLKVFGGRALIIDRKGSGTTYVPRATVSVTGGIQPGALRRHLSLTHVENGLTARLLFAMPPRTPKQWTDAEVSDATEKAIALVFDRLYNLEPDHLDGDDEPRLVRPSEEAKQAFAAFVNEHGREQAERVGAEAAAWSKLEGYAARLALVVHLARWAAGEAVDPDTIDVDDVRAALAMVRWFAREAERVYAHLDGDDVDDKRGELVELIRRKGGNVSARELVQASRRFPRVADAEAALDDLEREGAGQWHYPPIGPKGGRPARRFSLAKRLHQRNPSPERANGGSVDVGTPESGTPDPDHQ; this is encoded by the coding sequence ATGAGGCTCAAGCCGAACAACACGCCAGAGTCCGATCACAACAAGCCCCACTCGCACGAACCGACGCCCGAGTTTGTATTCCCCGAGCCATTCGAGCCCTTCCCCATCGAGGCACTGCCCGAGCCCGTGCGCGGGTTCGTGGTCGAGGGCGCACGAGTGATCGGGTGCGATACGTCCTACATCATTCTGCCCGTGATGAGCGTCTTGGCATCGGCCATTGGCAACACCAGGCGCGTGGCGCTCACACGGTCATGGATCGAACCCGCCATTGTCTGGACGGCGATCGTGGGCGAGTCAGGGACGGCGAAGAGCCCGGCGATGGATCTGGCGTTGAGCCCCGTTCGGCGGCGTCAGCACCAGGCGATGAAAGAACACGAGCAAGCGGTGGAACTCCACGAGACGGCTCTGGCCGAGTGGAAGGCATCGCAAGGCAAGCGGGCGTCCGATCCATCATCGGCACCCGTGCGCCCGGTCTGCCGCCGGACGTGGACCAACGACGTGACCACCGAGAAGCTGGCCGAACTACTGGGCGAGAATCCCCGGGGCTTGCTGGTGGCCCGCGATGAACTGGCAGGGTGGCTGGGCGGGTTCGACCGCTACAGCGCCGGCAAGGGCGCGGACGTAGCCAAGTGGCTGAAAGTCTTCGGCGGACGGGCGCTCATCATCGACCGCAAGGGGAGCGGCACCACCTACGTCCCGCGTGCCACCGTGAGCGTTACTGGTGGAATCCAACCCGGCGCGCTGCGCCGGCACCTGAGCCTCACCCACGTCGAGAATGGACTGACCGCGCGGCTGCTCTTCGCCATGCCACCCCGCACACCGAAGCAGTGGACCGACGCCGAAGTATCCGACGCCACCGAGAAGGCGATCGCGCTGGTATTCGATCGCCTGTACAACCTCGAACCCGACCACCTCGACGGTGATGATGAACCGCGTCTGGTGCGTCCGAGCGAAGAGGCCAAGCAAGCGTTCGCTGCATTCGTGAATGAGCACGGCCGGGAGCAAGCCGAGCGCGTCGGGGCCGAGGCGGCGGCGTGGAGCAAGTTGGAGGGCTACGCGGCCCGGCTGGCGTTGGTAGTCCACCTGGCGCGGTGGGCGGCGGGAGAGGCCGTCGATCCCGACACGATCGACGTGGACGACGTGCGGGCCGCCCTGGCTATGGTCCGATGGTTCGCCCGCGAGGCCGAGCGGGTGTATGCACACCTCGATGGCGACGACGTGGACGACAAGCGTGGCGAGTTGGTGGAACTCATCCGGCGCAAGGGCGGCAACGTGAGCGCCCGCGAGTTGGTCCAGGCATCCAGGCGATTCCCCCGGGTTGCCGACGCCGAGGCGGCGCTGGACGACCTCGAACGCGAAGGCGCTGGCCAATGGCACTACCCGCCCATCGGACCCAAGGGCGGACGCCCCGCCCGTCGATTCTCTCTAGCCAAGCGTCTACACCAACGGAACCCCTCGCCAGAGCGCGCGAATGGGGGTTCCGTAGACGTAGGCACGCCAGAAAGTGGCACGCCCGACCCGGATCACCAATAA
- the ccoN gene encoding cytochrome-c oxidase, cbb3-type subunit I, which produces MSEPNSSFTPSVETGIAAALPGETGTPSKAVLDRFSYDDAIVRMFFWATLAWGLVALLVGVILAFQLAVPELNILPQIAFGRLRPLHTNAAIFAFAGNAIFAAVYYSTQRLCKARMFSDMLSRLHFWGWQVIIVSAALTLPFGITQGKEYAELEWPIDLAIAVVWVGFFGVNFFMTLVRRRQRHLYVALWFYIATILTVAVLHVFNNLWIPVGVYELFTTGKVSSVDVALKSYPVYAGVQDAFMQWWYGHNAVAFFLTTPFLGLMYYFLPKAAGRPVFSYKLSIVHFWSLVFIYIWAGPHHLHYTSLPEWASSLGMIFSIMLWMPSWGGGLNGLLTLRGAWQKVTTDPVLKFFVVGITFYMMATFEGPLLSIKTVNSLSHYTDWTIAHVHSGTLGWNGFMIFGMAYWLAPRIFQTKGLYSVKLASAHFWVSTIGIALYVLSMYAAGITQGLMWRAFDSDGALMYGEFIETVTNLEWLYWIRGIGGVLYLTGMVIGVLNLFQTWRMRPDEYEVVVHEAAPLSPLTENYAKATSRLSTNVEIGHATDRWLQGLWHRKLEARPIRFTIWVLIVVAVASLFEIIPTFLIRSNVPTIASVEPYTPLELAGRDIYIAEGCYNCHSQMIRPIFAEVKRYGEYSKPGEFIYDRPFQWGSRRIGPDLAREGGRQSSYWHYEHFLDPQKYSAGSIMPDYRHLNTQALDFEAIQARVGTMAMLGVPYGEAVKNAPEMAREQALEISKQVSDQAQNPSLDISDRKIVALIAYMQRLGTDISKEPAVEEAAANEEGGE; this is translated from the coding sequence ATGTCAGAGCCGAACTCGAGTTTTACGCCATCCGTCGAAACCGGCATCGCTGCGGCGTTGCCGGGCGAGACGGGCACGCCCTCGAAGGCCGTTCTTGATCGCTTCAGCTACGACGACGCGATCGTGCGGATGTTCTTCTGGGCGACCTTGGCCTGGGGCCTCGTCGCCCTCCTTGTTGGCGTGATCCTGGCGTTCCAACTCGCGGTGCCCGAACTCAACATCCTGCCTCAGATCGCGTTTGGACGGCTTCGGCCATTGCATACTAACGCGGCGATCTTCGCGTTCGCGGGCAACGCGATCTTTGCGGCGGTGTACTACTCGACCCAACGCTTGTGCAAAGCACGCATGTTCAGCGACATGCTCAGCCGCCTGCACTTCTGGGGTTGGCAGGTGATCATCGTCTCGGCCGCCTTGACGCTGCCCTTTGGTATCACCCAGGGCAAGGAGTACGCCGAACTCGAGTGGCCCATCGACCTGGCCATCGCGGTGGTATGGGTCGGCTTCTTCGGCGTGAACTTCTTCATGACGCTCGTACGCCGCCGCCAACGGCACCTTTATGTCGCCCTCTGGTTCTACATCGCGACGATCTTGACCGTTGCGGTCTTGCACGTCTTCAATAACCTGTGGATCCCCGTGGGCGTGTACGAGCTCTTCACGACCGGCAAGGTATCCAGCGTCGATGTGGCATTGAAGAGCTATCCGGTGTACGCCGGTGTGCAGGACGCCTTCATGCAGTGGTGGTATGGCCACAACGCCGTAGCGTTCTTCCTGACCACTCCGTTCCTTGGGCTGATGTACTACTTTTTGCCCAAGGCCGCGGGGCGCCCGGTGTTTAGCTACAAGCTCAGCATCGTGCATTTCTGGAGCCTGGTGTTCATCTACATCTGGGCCGGGCCGCACCACTTGCACTACACGTCTCTGCCAGAGTGGGCCAGCAGCCTCGGCATGATCTTCAGCATCATGCTGTGGATGCCTAGTTGGGGGGGTGGCCTGAATGGTTTGCTCACCCTTCGGGGGGCGTGGCAGAAGGTGACCACCGACCCGGTGCTCAAGTTCTTCGTCGTTGGCATCACCTTCTACATGATGGCCACGTTCGAGGGACCGCTGCTGAGCATCAAGACCGTGAATAGCCTGAGCCACTATACCGATTGGACGATCGCGCACGTCCATAGCGGTACACTGGGTTGGAACGGATTCATGATCTTCGGTATGGCCTACTGGCTAGCGCCCCGCATCTTCCAGACCAAGGGCTTGTACAGCGTGAAGCTCGCCAGCGCCCACTTCTGGGTAAGCACGATAGGCATCGCGCTGTACGTCCTCTCGATGTACGCGGCTGGCATCACGCAGGGCCTGATGTGGCGTGCGTTCGATTCCGATGGCGCGCTCATGTACGGTGAGTTCATCGAGACGGTCACGAACCTGGAATGGCTGTACTGGATTCGCGGCATCGGTGGCGTGCTCTATCTCACGGGCATGGTCATCGGCGTGCTCAACCTCTTCCAGACCTGGCGCATGCGACCCGACGAATATGAGGTGGTCGTTCACGAGGCCGCGCCGCTCTCGCCGCTCACCGAGAACTATGCGAAGGCAACCAGCCGCCTGAGCACCAACGTCGAGATCGGACACGCGACCGACCGCTGGCTCCAAGGCCTGTGGCATCGCAAGCTCGAAGCCAGGCCCATCCGCTTCACGATCTGGGTGCTCATCGTTGTAGCCGTGGCATCATTGTTCGAGATCATCCCCACCTTCCTGATCAGGAGCAACGTGCCGACGATTGCCAGTGTCGAGCCATACACGCCTCTGGAACTCGCTGGCCGTGACATCTACATCGCCGAGGGCTGCTACAACTGCCACTCGCAGATGATCCGGCCGATTTTCGCCGAAGTGAAGCGGTATGGTGAGTACAGCAAGCCGGGAGAGTTCATCTACGACAGGCCGTTCCAGTGGGGCAGCCGTCGTATTGGCCCGGACCTCGCTCGCGAAGGGGGCCGGCAGAGTTCGTACTGGCACTACGAGCACTTCTTGGATCCTCAGAAGTACTCGGCGGGGTCGATCATGCCAGATTACCGCCACCTGAACACGCAAGCGCTCGACTTCGAGGCCATCCAGGCTCGGGTGGGGACCATGGCAATGCTCGGCGTGCCCTATGGCGAGGCCGTGAAGAACGCACCGGAAATGGCGCGCGAGCAGGCACTCGAGATTTCCAAGCAAGTCTCGGATCAAGCCCAGAACCCGTCGCTGGACATCAGTGATCGCAAGATCGTGGCGCTCATCGCGTACATGCAGCGCCTCGGCACCGACATCAGCAAGGAGCCAGCGGTAGAAGAGGCCGCGGCCAACGAAGAAGGGGGCGAGTGA
- a CDS encoding FixH family protein, protein MDTPVQADPKRGSWRWPVAVVAILCVSLVTCTITVIAATSDPGYAIEDDYYQRAVDWDQSRQAQAESDALGWSAEPTIDSSASRLRLTVRDAQGQPVEGAWVRATVFHHARRGLAEDLKLEAEGNGVYSAPLARPRQGEWQVRLRVVSGRDTFVQTSDIIATTEDGR, encoded by the coding sequence ATGGACACGCCCGTTCAGGCAGATCCGAAGCGTGGTTCATGGCGTTGGCCCGTGGCCGTCGTGGCCATACTGTGTGTGTCGCTGGTGACCTGCACGATTACGGTTATTGCGGCGACAAGCGATCCAGGCTACGCGATCGAAGACGACTACTACCAGCGCGCGGTCGACTGGGACCAGTCACGGCAGGCACAAGCCGAGAGCGACGCCTTGGGATGGTCAGCCGAGCCCACCATTGATAGCAGTGCGAGCCGGCTTCGGTTGACCGTACGTGACGCCCAGGGGCAACCCGTCGAGGGCGCTTGGGTGCGGGCGACGGTGTTCCATCACGCCCGGCGGGGCCTCGCCGAGGATCTCAAGCTGGAGGCCGAAGGAAACGGTGTGTATTCGGCACCATTGGCGCGCCCTCGCCAGGGCGAATGGCAAGTACGCCTGCGGGTGGTTTCTGGCCGCGACACTTTCGTACAAACCTCCGACATCATCGCGACAACGGAAGATGGCCGATGA
- the ccoG gene encoding cytochrome c oxidase accessory protein CcoG: MSANTPQAEQVLSTLNADGSRRWLKPRPSPGRWLNRRRVVGYGLIALFVTLPHVRLAGRPPVLIDILHRELTLFGATLYPTDTLLLALLLIIIALSIFFFTAMFGRVWCGWACPQTVYLELVFRPIERFFEEKPGRKARFGGAGSAIKVVVYIALAFGLAHTFLSYFVGTDALRQWIFGSPLDHPLAFIIIIAVTGLMLFDFGFFREQSCIVACPYGRFQSVMLDQDSLIVGYDRKRGEPRGKKRRKGGDVSLKVVEVNEDAPPLGDCIDCTMCVQTCPTGIDIRDGLQMECVSCTQCIDACDAVMDKIGRPRGLIRYASQRSMDGNGRHWLRPRVIVYPAIIAVLVTIMSILMVTRAAALVTVMRGPGSPFTSLEDGMVANPIKLKIHDRSPEGAVYEISLVDLEGGRIEGTNPITLEPGQMFTEPMTLIAPAAAFKAGRLPVRIHVQAEGFDRDVEYLMFGPATFTTGEN; encoded by the coding sequence ATGAGTGCCAACACCCCACAAGCCGAGCAAGTCCTCTCGACGTTGAATGCCGATGGCTCCCGTCGCTGGCTGAAGCCTCGCCCTTCGCCCGGTCGTTGGCTGAACCGGCGACGTGTTGTCGGGTACGGGCTCATCGCCTTGTTTGTCACGCTCCCGCACGTTCGCCTGGCAGGACGCCCTCCGGTGCTCATTGACATCCTGCATCGAGAGCTCACGCTCTTCGGTGCCACTCTATACCCGACCGATACGTTGCTGCTCGCCTTGCTTCTGATCATCATCGCGCTCTCGATCTTCTTTTTTACCGCGATGTTCGGCCGTGTGTGGTGTGGCTGGGCTTGTCCGCAGACGGTATACCTGGAGCTCGTGTTTCGGCCGATCGAGCGATTCTTTGAGGAGAAGCCGGGCCGGAAGGCCCGGTTTGGTGGCGCGGGCAGCGCGATCAAGGTTGTTGTCTACATCGCGCTGGCCTTTGGTCTTGCCCACACCTTTCTGAGCTACTTCGTTGGGACAGACGCACTCCGGCAGTGGATCTTCGGATCGCCACTGGACCACCCGCTGGCCTTCATCATCATTATCGCCGTCACGGGGCTGATGCTCTTCGATTTTGGTTTTTTTCGTGAGCAATCGTGCATCGTGGCCTGCCCGTATGGTCGATTCCAGAGCGTCATGCTCGACCAGGACTCGCTCATCGTGGGCTACGACCGTAAGCGCGGCGAGCCTCGTGGGAAGAAGCGGCGCAAGGGCGGAGACGTGTCGCTGAAAGTCGTGGAAGTGAACGAGGACGCCCCCCCTTTGGGCGATTGCATCGACTGCACGATGTGTGTCCAGACTTGCCCAACGGGCATTGACATTCGTGATGGCCTGCAGATGGAGTGCGTGAGTTGCACGCAGTGCATCGACGCGTGCGATGCTGTCATGGACAAGATCGGGCGGCCCCGCGGGCTTATCCGATACGCTTCGCAGCGGTCGATGGATGGCAACGGTCGGCACTGGCTGCGGCCGCGTGTGATCGTGTACCCTGCGATTATCGCGGTCCTGGTCACGATCATGAGTATTCTCATGGTTACACGAGCGGCGGCATTGGTGACCGTCATGCGTGGTCCGGGCAGCCCCTTCACGTCGCTCGAAGACGGCATGGTTGCCAACCCCATCAAGCTCAAGATCCACGATCGCTCGCCCGAAGGGGCGGTCTACGAGATCTCACTCGTCGACCTCGAAGGCGGGCGCATCGAGGGCACGAACCCCATCACGCTGGAGCCAGGGCAGATGTTCACCGAACCCATGACGCTGATCGCGCCGGCAGCCGCGTTCAAGGCCGGGCGTTTGCCGGTGAGGATACATGTCCAAGCCGAGGGTTTTGATCGCGACGTGGAATACCTGATGTTCGGGCCGGCAACATTCACCACCGGGGAAAACTGA
- a CDS encoding helix-turn-helix domain-containing protein, giving the protein MSLTSTEATTTSKLTTRELAREWRISERTVFDLRTNYGLPFVRMAGSIRFDRQAVEAWAEAGTEGGAQ; this is encoded by the coding sequence ATGAGCCTCACAAGCACGGAAGCGACAACCACCTCGAAGCTGACCACCCGCGAACTCGCCCGGGAGTGGCGAATCTCTGAGCGGACGGTCTTCGACCTTCGCACCAACTACGGGCTGCCATTCGTCAGGATGGCCGGGAGCATCCGCTTCGACCGTCAGGCCGTCGAGGCTTGGGCCGAGGCCGGCACGGAAGGCGGTGCCCAATGA
- a CDS encoding sulfite exporter TauE/SafE family protein, producing MIGTLAAVLVASLAGSPHCAGMCGVFVVMACGFDRKNPRGHVRLQLAYHGGRLVGYTSLGMVAGVLGGAIDLGARAAGLQHSAAILAATTMLIVGGIWLLREAGVGLPRVPTPLWLKKVFRAGVQQSDRFGATGRALTLGLLTVLLPCGWLWAFALIAAGTASPAWGAAVMAVFWVGTVPVLAALGLGAGALRSRLGPRVRTVAALAMIAIASIMVFRVYKADLSLLHNAPTVEPTAQREAPCPLCEPTE from the coding sequence ATGATCGGTACGCTGGCTGCAGTGCTCGTGGCCAGCCTCGCGGGGAGCCCGCACTGCGCTGGCATGTGCGGCGTGTTCGTTGTGATGGCTTGTGGATTCGATCGCAAGAACCCTCGCGGGCATGTACGCTTACAACTGGCGTACCACGGCGGGCGCTTGGTGGGATACACGTCTCTCGGCATGGTTGCGGGCGTGTTGGGCGGTGCTATCGACCTGGGAGCACGAGCCGCAGGGCTCCAGCATTCGGCAGCGATACTCGCCGCTACGACCATGCTGATCGTTGGTGGCATATGGCTCTTGCGCGAGGCCGGCGTCGGCTTGCCGCGAGTACCCACGCCGCTTTGGCTTAAGAAGGTATTTCGGGCTGGAGTGCAACAGAGCGACCGCTTCGGAGCCACCGGCCGTGCTCTGACGTTGGGGTTGTTGACCGTGCTCCTGCCGTGCGGTTGGTTGTGGGCGTTCGCACTCATTGCGGCAGGCACGGCTAGCCCGGCATGGGGAGCCGCGGTGATGGCGGTGTTCTGGGTTGGCACGGTGCCGGTGCTGGCGGCCCTTGGTCTGGGGGCTGGGGCCTTGCGTTCCCGGCTTGGCCCGCGCGTGCGCACCGTCGCGGCTCTGGCGATGATCGCCATCGCGAGCATCATGGTGTTTCGGGTGTACAAGGCCGATCTCTCGCTCCTGCACAACGCCCCAACCGTCGAGCCCACCGCTCAGCGTGAGGCCCCCTGCCCATTGTGTGAACCCACAGAGTAA
- a CDS encoding Rrf2 family transcriptional regulator has protein sequence MFTMTTEYALRAAVFLSERYGEVQTASRVAESTKTPVHYASRVLQLLVESGLATSQRGPTGGFALSRKPTTITLLDVVQAIEPIQRILKCPLDLPEHEHELCPLHKAMDTVAADAESTLGAVTLADVMAQSVVPLGISVSKHTMPRDVQTP, from the coding sequence ATGTTCACGATGACTACCGAGTACGCCCTTCGGGCGGCGGTCTTCCTGAGTGAGCGCTATGGCGAGGTCCAAACCGCCAGCAGGGTCGCCGAGAGCACCAAGACGCCCGTGCATTACGCCTCCAGGGTGCTCCAACTCCTCGTCGAGTCCGGCTTGGCCACCAGCCAGCGTGGGCCAACTGGCGGATTCGCCTTATCGCGCAAGCCCACAACGATCACACTGCTCGATGTCGTCCAGGCGATAGAACCCATCCAGCGAATCCTCAAGTGCCCGCTCGACCTGCCCGAGCATGAACACGAGCTCTGCCCGCTCCACAAGGCGATGGATACCGTTGCAGCAGATGCCGAGTCAACTCTGGGTGCCGTCACGCTCGCGGACGTAATGGCCCAATCGGTCGTGCCGTTGGGCATCTCCGTAAGCAAGCACACGATGCCACGTGATGTCCAGACTCCGTAG
- a CDS encoding c-type cytochrome, producing the protein MADKSESTLIQGHEYDGIMEYDNPTPLWWHLIWLGSMIFSVVYFFVSLESPWFVHQTDRLEAAQVAEIERLFADIGDLAADEATILSLMDDPEWMRFAQSLYSGNCTSCHGVSGGGGIGANLTDEAYINVKSITDIHTVIDKGANNGAMPAWGKRLHPNELVLLTSYVASLRGTNASGKGAEGEAIPAWPDAPESGN; encoded by the coding sequence ATGGCTGACAAGTCCGAGAGCACACTGATCCAAGGCCATGAATACGACGGGATCATGGAGTACGACAATCCAACGCCACTGTGGTGGCACCTGATCTGGCTCGGCTCGATGATCTTCAGCGTCGTGTACTTCTTTGTATCGCTCGAGAGCCCGTGGTTCGTCCATCAAACCGATCGCCTGGAGGCCGCACAAGTCGCCGAGATCGAGCGGCTGTTTGCCGACATTGGCGACCTGGCCGCTGATGAGGCGACCATCCTGAGCCTCATGGATGATCCAGAATGGATGAGGTTTGCTCAGAGCCTGTACTCGGGCAACTGCACATCGTGCCACGGTGTGAGTGGCGGTGGGGGCATTGGTGCGAATCTCACCGATGAAGCGTACATCAATGTGAAATCGATCACCGACATCCACACGGTTATCGATAAGGGGGCCAACAACGGTGCCATGCCCGCCTGGGGCAAACGCTTGCACCCGAACGAGCTTGTCCTCCTTACTTCGTACGTCGCTTCACTCCGTGGAACCAATGCGTCAGGGAAGGGTGCCGAAGGCGAAGCCATTCCGGCCTGGCCCGACGCACCAGAATCGGGCAACTGA
- a CDS encoding heavy metal translocating P-type ATPase: MTAITATSAPLINERKACAHCGLASPVGDQFCCSGCETAFEAISACGLDQYYALKRRLDDTSKPVELPQGAYAELDDPAFSARHARALPGGLMSVELYVRGVHCAACLWLIERLPTVVPGLHSVELDLARRTAQVVWSPAETSLSRVAQHFARFGYPPHPVEPSAARDARRMEDRAYLIRIGVAAACAGNVMLLAFALYSGHFDTIAEPYRSSFRWLSAAIGLLALLWPGRVFVQGAIMSIRTRTWHLDTPIAIALVAGSIAGLAAVALNRGEIYFDSITMLIFLLLIGRWLQMRQQRRASDAIELLFSVTPQRVMLVKDGIATEAAIDAVNVGDLVEVAPQQCVPVDGVIESGSTLIDSAVLTGESRPEPMRVGNEVAAGAVNMSSTIRVRVAACGRHTRVGRLMADIERLSRSRTPVIGSADRLAMPFVVGVIGLALVCFFVRLPVGFDAAIQSTVAMLIVCCPCAVALATPLATSMAIGRLASRDTLVKGGDTFEALAGTPTLVLDKTGTLTEGVYTVCDWVGNDQLKPVVAAMEMGAQHPIARALASWHDTPTQVTNIEHRTGLGVIAENQGCRIASGSSVLMGMLGIETPAWALEFAEDSRTQGYSVVFIGVNDRVEAVASLGDKLRQDTRSSVDALRALGWTPQVLSGDDPRTVQAVARAVGIGQAAGNALPETKRDRVSELKRTGPVVMVGDGVNDAAALASATVGVAVNGGTEASMAAANVYLGRPGLAPLVDLAHTSRGVIRRIRLCLGLAVSYNLVAAGLTLAGLMSPILAAIVMPLSSLTVLAIAIGAGQGPQEGESQQ; encoded by the coding sequence ATGACCGCGATTACCGCGACATCAGCACCGCTCATCAACGAACGCAAGGCTTGTGCTCACTGCGGTCTGGCTTCGCCCGTGGGCGATCAGTTCTGCTGCTCGGGCTGCGAAACGGCATTCGAAGCCATCAGCGCGTGCGGACTCGATCAGTACTACGCCCTCAAGCGTCGGCTCGACGATACGAGCAAGCCGGTCGAACTCCCCCAGGGCGCGTACGCCGAGCTCGATGATCCAGCATTCTCGGCCCGCCACGCCCGCGCCCTTCCGGGTGGGCTCATGTCCGTCGAGCTCTACGTCAGGGGCGTCCACTGTGCCGCATGCCTCTGGTTGATCGAACGGCTGCCGACGGTCGTGCCCGGCTTACACAGTGTCGAGCTCGACCTCGCCAGGCGTACTGCCCAGGTTGTGTGGAGCCCGGCCGAGACGAGTCTGTCGCGGGTCGCGCAGCATTTCGCTCGATTTGGCTATCCGCCGCATCCCGTCGAGCCTTCGGCAGCACGCGATGCTCGCCGGATGGAAGACCGGGCCTATCTCATCCGCATCGGCGTGGCCGCGGCGTGTGCGGGCAACGTCATGCTCCTTGCCTTCGCGCTGTATAGCGGTCACTTCGACACCATCGCCGAACCGTATCGCTCGTCCTTTCGGTGGCTGAGCGCCGCTATCGGGTTGCTCGCCTTGCTCTGGCCCGGACGCGTATTCGTCCAGGGTGCGATCATGTCCATCCGCACGCGGACGTGGCACCTCGACACACCCATCGCCATCGCGCTGGTGGCGGGTTCGATCGCCGGGCTCGCGGCAGTTGCCCTCAACCGTGGCGAGATATACTTCGACAGCATCACGATGCTCATCTTCCTGCTGCTCATTGGCAGATGGCTCCAGATGCGCCAGCAGCGCCGGGCAAGCGACGCCATCGAACTACTCTTCAGCGTCACCCCGCAGCGCGTCATGCTGGTCAAAGACGGCATCGCGACCGAAGCCGCGATCGACGCGGTCAACGTGGGCGATCTGGTGGAAGTGGCCCCCCAGCAATGCGTGCCCGTGGACGGCGTGATTGAGTCGGGCTCCACGCTCATCGACAGCGCCGTGCTCACCGGCGAGAGCCGTCCCGAACCTATGCGTGTGGGCAACGAGGTGGCCGCCGGCGCGGTGAACATGTCGAGCACAATTCGTGTACGCGTGGCCGCGTGCGGGCGTCACACCCGCGTCGGCAGGCTCATGGCAGACATCGAGCGTCTCAGCCGCTCGCGTACGCCGGTCATCGGCAGCGCCGACCGCCTTGCTATGCCGTTTGTGGTAGGCGTGATCGGGCTCGCTTTGGTGTGCTTCTTTGTGCGTTTGCCAGTGGGCTTCGACGCCGCGATCCAGTCGACGGTGGCCATGCTGATCGTGTGCTGCCCGTGCGCCGTCGCGCTGGCCACGCCGCTCGCCACGTCGATGGCAATCGGCCGCCTGGCCTCACGCGACACGCTGGTCAAGGGCGGTGATACGTTCGAGGCATTGGCCGGTACCCCCACGCTCGTGCTTGACAAGACCGGCACGCTCACCGAAGGCGTGTACACTGTGTGCGATTGGGTGGGTAACGATCAACTCAAGCCTGTTGTCGCCGCCATGGAGATGGGCGCCCAGCACCCCATCGCTCGTGCGCTGGCCTCGTGGCACGATACACCAACTCAGGTAACCAACATCGAGCATCGCACGGGCCTGGGTGTCATTGCCGAGAACCAGGGCTGCCGCATCGCGAGCGGGTCTTCGGTGCTCATGGGTATGCTCGGGATCGAAACGCCTGCCTGGGCTCTCGAATTCGCCGAAGACTCACGAACGCAAGGCTATTCGGTCGTCTTCATCGGCGTCAATGATCGCGTCGAAGCCGTCGCTTCGCTGGGCGATAAGCTCCGGCAAGATACGCGCTCCTCGGTTGATGCCCTGCGCGCTCTGGGTTGGACGCCCCAAGTACTCTCGGGTGACGACCCGCGCACTGTGCAAGCCGTCGCGCGAGCCGTGGGAATTGGTCAGGCCGCTGGCAATGCCCTTCCCGAAACCAAGCGAGACCGAGTGAGCGAACTGAAACGCACCGGCCCGGTGGTCATGGTGGGCGATGGCGTCAACGACGCGGCAGCGCTTGCAAGTGCAACCGTTGGGGTGGCGGTGAACGGGGGTACCGAGGCATCGATGGCCGCCGCGAACGTGTATCTGGGGCGGCCGGGCCTGGCACCCCTGGTGGATCTGGCCCATACGAGTCGCGGCGTGATCAGGCGCATCCGGCTCTGCCTCGGTTTGGCCGTCAGTTACAATCTCGTCGCCGCTGGGCTCACGCTTGCGGGTTTGATGTCACCAATCCTCGCAGCCATCGTAATGCCCCTGAGTTCACTAACGGTGTTGGCCATTGCCATTGGTGCGGGGCAAGGTCCACAGGAAGGTGAGAGTCAACAATGA